Below is a window of Blastopirellula marina DNA.
CAAATGTGCTCAGTCACTGTACTTTGGTGGATGATAGACTGTTGACTGACGCTACGAGCAGGACCCACGAATCGTCCTGGAAAAGGTAAAAGCCATTTTCCGTGAGATGCCGTATGCCGTAGCGTGTTTCGTTTTACTTGTCTGGTTGAATTCAATCACTGTGTTGTAAGTGTGTCGAAAAGATGGCAGTTGTGCGTTTTGTCGTTCCGTATTTTGGGCCATGGCCTGTGTGGTTTCCTGCTTACTTACACACGTGCCGTTATAATCCGAACGTCGAGTGGTTGTTTCTTACGGATAATGAGTCACCTAAGGAGACGGAATGTCCACCTAACGTCAAGTTTAGGCCATTGTCCATGGATGGATTGCAGGCTTTAGCGGAGGAGAAGATTGGCTGTCCGGTTAAGAAAAACGCGTACTCTCAGTGTGATTTACGGCCAGCCTACGGCGTCATTCTTAGCGAATTTATTAAGGATGTCGATTTTTGGGGACACTGCGATGTAGATGTTATTTGGGGACGACTTGCTTCGATTTTTACGGAAGAGACTCTTGATAAGTTTGATATTATCAGCTCACGCCGGGGACAACTTGCCGGACATTGCAGCATCTATCGTAATTGCGAGAAGGTAAATAGGTTGTTCGAGAGGATTCCAAGTTTTAGAGCGGTCATGGCGAAAGAGGAATTGTGCCGGATGAATGAGTCTGCCATGGCTAATGCAATTCGCCAGGCTCCGGATATCGCCGTCTACTGGAAGTCGCAGCATGTTGTCGATGCACGAGAACTCGATCGCAGACCAAATGGTTGGGTGTGGGAAAGTGGACATGTGATGAATAGCGATGCAGTCGAGAGAGCCTATTTGCATTTCATGAGTTGGAAACGTTCGCTACGACAAATTGATTTTAGTTATCAAGATGCTCCGCGAAAGTTTCGGATTACGTCACGAGCTCTTTGGGCAGGCGACGTTCCGATGTCTTCACAAGTCTCAGAGATGATACCTTCCTACTCAAGAATGTGCCGACGCACATATAACAGTTTACGGTTGTTCTTGACAGGCCGAGGCCGCTTCTAAGGCGGGTAGTAGAGTATCGCTAAAGCAATAAGTCAGAGTAATCGCTAATTGGCAAGGCAATTGACGTCAGGAAAGAATATCTGTGCATCAAATCCTTCAAGACATTCGAAAAGGCGAGACAAGCCTGATCTCAGTTCCTGCTCCGATTGCTCAGCCGGGTGAAGTTCTCGTTTCGAATGCCTACTCATTGGTGTCGGCCGGAACGGAAAAGATGGTGATTGACCTGGCGAAGAAGTCGCTATTAGGCAAGGCGCGAGAACGCCCAGATCACGTTCGCCGTGTCCTCGACAAGATTCGCAATGAAGGGTTGTTGACGACAGTGCGTCAAGTCCTA
It encodes the following:
- a CDS encoding DUF6625 family protein, whose product is MAVVRFVVPYFGPWPVWFPAYLHTCRYNPNVEWLFLTDNESPKETECPPNVKFRPLSMDGLQALAEEKIGCPVKKNAYSQCDLRPAYGVILSEFIKDVDFWGHCDVDVIWGRLASIFTEETLDKFDIISSRRGQLAGHCSIYRNCEKVNRLFERIPSFRAVMAKEELCRMNESAMANAIRQAPDIAVYWKSQHVVDARELDRRPNGWVWESGHVMNSDAVERAYLHFMSWKRSLRQIDFSYQDAPRKFRITSRALWAGDVPMSSQVSEMIPSYSRMCRRTYNSLRLFLTGRGRF